The region TTACGCATAAGAAGGGCGCGATGCTGATCGTCTCGATTGCGGAGGCTGTATCGCTGGGAATTGTGAAGCCACCGGCTGAGGCGGACATTGTCTCGCTGGAGGCCCAGAGCTTTGGTGTGGCGCCGAGTTATGGCGGGCCGTTCTGCGGCGTGATTGCGTGCAAGGAAAAGTTTCTGCGGCAGATGCCGGGACGTATCGTCGGTGAGACGAAGGATATGGATGGCAAGCGCGGATTCGTCCTGACACTCTCGACGCGCGAGCAACATATCCGCCGCGAGAAGGCGACTTCGAACATCTGCACCAATCAGGCACTGGTCGCGATGATGACGACGGTGTTCCTGACGGTGTACGGCAAGGAAGGCCTGAAAGATCTCGCCGTGCAGAACCTTGCAAAGGCGAAGTATGCGGCTGACACTCTAGGCAACGCAGGCAAGGTACTGTTTGCGGGTGCACCGCGCTTCCACGAGTTTGTGCTGGATGCTGGTAAGGATGCGGAAGAGGTCAACGCTTCCCTGCTTGAGAAGAAGATTATTGGCGGACTGCCGTTGGCAAAGTGGTATCCGGAACTTGGGCCGAACGCAAGTTTGTGGTGCGCTACCGAGTTGACGACGAAGGCGCAGATTGACGCTGCGGCTGAGGCGCTGAAGTAACGTGGATATCTCCGCAATCACCGGTGAAGAACTGAATGCAGTGGAGTTTGTGCAGGATTATCTGCAGCTTCGCTTTGACGAGCCTCTCCTGACCTTCTACGCATGGCCGCATCTTCTGTTCAGCGAGTATTCGCTGGCGTATGGCGAGCCGGAGTATCGCAATGCTCTTTGCGCGTTGATAGGAGAGAAGGTGGAAGACGCGACATTGGAGGAAGGCGATTCGCTGACGTTGAAGTTTGAGAACGACACGGTGATTGCGCTTTCGCTGCGGGAAGAGGACCTGGACGGGCCGCAGGCGGGAGCGTTTTCGCCAACGGGTTTGGTTGCGGATCTGGAAGAGTTTTAGGCATTGGGTTGGAGTTGTGGCGACACGAGCTGAATGCAGGGATTCTTCTCTCCGCTCAGGATGACGGCCATAGGTAGGACGGTTTGCTGCTGTGAGGGATTAATGAGTGATTCGAAATTTGTCGGAACGCCGAAGAAGGTGACGACGCACGTCAACCAGAACGAAGACCTGATGTTTGAAAAGTCTTCGCCGGGCAAGAAGGCCTATCGGCTGGCTGAACTGGACGTTCCTGCTGTCGATGCCGCTGCTCTGCTGGGCGATGCGGTGCGCAAGGATCTTGGCGTGATGCCGGAGCTGAGCGAGATCGAGATTGTTAGGCACTTCACGCGGCTTTCGACATGGAACTACGCGATCGATCTCGGCATGTATCCGCTGGGCAGTTGCACGATGAAGTACAACCCCCGGGTAAACGAGCTGGTGTCGCGGCTGGAGGGGATCGCCGAGGCGCATCCTTATCAGCCGGAGTCGCTGTCGCAGGGTGTGCTCGGCATCATGAAGCTGCTGAGCGATTGCCTGATCGAGATCACCGGGATGGACACGATCACCCTGCAGCCTGCGGCTGGAGCGCATGGCGAGTTCACCGGCATCCTGCTGGCTCGTGCGTACCACGAGGCGAAAGGAAATCCGCGCAAGAAGGTGCTCATTCCTGACTCGGCGCACGGCACGAATCCGGCGACCGCTGCGGTGTGCGGCTACCAGGTGGCGAACCTGAAGTCGAACGCTCAAGGGATGGTCGACCTCGCTGAGCTGGAGCGCCTGGTAGACGAAGACACCGCAGCGCTGATGCTGACGAATCCCTCGACCATCGGCGTCTTCGAGAGTGAGATCCACAAGATCGCCGACATCCTGCATGCCAAGGGCGCGCTGCTCTACATGGACGGTGCGAATATGAACGCGCTGGTCGGCAAGACGCGGCCCGGGGACTTCGGTGTGGACGTGATGCACCTGAACCTGCACAAGACCTTCTCGACTCCGCATGGAGGCGGTGGCCCAGGATCCGGTCCGGTTGCCTGCAAGAAGATCCTGGAGCCGTTCCTGCCAACGCCGGTCGTCGCAACCAAGCCCGACGGGACGCTGGCACTCGACTACGATCGGCCGCAGAGCATCGGGCGCGTTAGGGCGTTCTATGGCAACTTTGGAATGTTCGTGCGGGCACTGGCGTACATCCTGGCCAATGGGCCGGATGGCCTGCGGCAGACCACCGAGGATGCCGTGCTGAACGCAAACTATATTCGCGCGAAGCTGGGCGATACCTTCGAACTTCCCTATAAGGCTCCCTCCCTGCACGAGGTCGTCTTCTCCGACAGGCGACAGGCGCGCAACGGCGTGAAGACCGGCGATATGGGCAAGCGCTTGATCGACTACGGCTTCCACGCCTACACGGTCTCCTTCCCACTGGTTGTTCCCGGCGCCATGATGATTGAGCCGACGGAGAGTGAAAGCCGCGAAGAGCTGGATCTGCTGATCGATGCGCTGAAGCAGATTGCGCGTGAAGCCGAAGAGAATCCTGAGATCGTGACGACCTCGCCTCATACGACACGGCTTCGGCGACTGGATGAGACCACGGCAGCTCGCAAGCCAGTACTGAGGTGGAAGCCAAACCCTAATGGGCCGGCAGATTCATCGGCGCTGATGCCGGACTCTGCCGCGAAGGAGTGGTAGTGTCGGATTTCCGCTATTTAGGCGATGACCGCCGAGCAGAGCTTGAGAAGTACGAGTTCATGATGGGCGAGGCACGCGGTCGTCTGGCCGCTACAATGGATTGCCTGACGGATGCGCTGATCCTGATAGGCCAGCATGGCGTCTACTGTACGAGCAACCGAAACCCGAAGGTTCCGGCGCTCGATCTGCAGGCTGTAATGGTGAATCTGAATGGAGCAAAGGAGCTGGTCTCGGCAGTGATGGAAAAATTACGAAAAGAAAGAGCAGCAGCCGATATTTAAGCTCGATAGAATCGCAAGCGACTGCGATGAGTTCTGCCTCCATTTCCGCTGAACAAGAAACAACCAGCCGTCCTTATTTGGCCCTCGGCCTTATGTTCCTTTTGCTTGGCGTTGGATACTCCATCCCGCTGAGGTTAGTACCTTTGCCGCCAAGACATATTTGGGAAGGGTCTCTCGCTACTGAGACATTGAATCTCTACGCTCTCACCGTGTTCGCGGGGTGGTCGCACTTCACCTATGCCTGGCGTGGGCAGTGGCTGGCCAGTCGGCGTTATTCCAGCGTCTCTCGAATTGGTTACTGGGCAATAGTCTGCATCCTGCTTTTTCTCCTGATCGGCTTACGAGCCTGGCTAGGACTGGCCATCTTCAGCCTGCTGGCGTGGGTGTATAACATCGCTCATTTTGTTAAAGCAGAGGTATTTTTCTCCGGGATCAGGGAGACGCGCACGGCTTACTACTCACCAGTAGCTGCATTCGCCTGGTTTACTTTGTGTCTGTTTCAGGTAGGACCGCTCGGCAATGCTTTGATCGTATTCGCAGGCTCCGGCGCAATCGCGATCGGCATACTCGTGTTCGGCGGTTGGCGACTGCTTGCAGCAGGAGAGGTTCTGCTACCTCTGCTTACTCTGTTTCTTTTGGGCGAAACTATGGTTTGGTCCAGCTATGGAAGATACATGAGCGAGTCTTTCCGGGTGGCATCTACATCTTCCACATTGCCGCAGCGAGTTTCTATCACTATCTGACCGCGTATTTTTACGCCGAGTCCCGGGGGAAAGGCGCCGATAAAGCTCTGAGGAGTTCACCCATTCTGATGGTTAATCTCGCTATGATTCTCATCGGAACTGCAACTGCATGGCTGCCTGCGATGCACTGGCTGCAGCCGCTATTCGGCGTGGAATGGTTCACCTTGTGGGTCGCACTCCACCTTGCCGCTAGCGATCTGCAGCCTATTTGGAAGAGATCCTTGTCTACTCCGCCGTCACCGTGACGTACTCGTCCGTGTTCTCCCACTTAACATGCAGCTCGGTCGAGTTGCTCTGCGTCTTCTCAAAGGAGATCGACATCCTCTCCTGGGGCGACGAAAGCCTTTCAGATTTCATGGGAATGCGGGCAAGATCCTGCGACTGGTCGTATTTGGTTCCCCACTGGCCGGTCTGCTTGTTGATGATCAGCATCCACTGGCCCGCGCTTGGAAGCGTGTAAAGGGTGTAGTTTCCGGCGGGTACAGTCGTACTTCCGACCTTGATGCTCCCATTGGTCACGAAGCTGGTGGCATCATTGGCTCCTGTGCGCCACACCTGACCGTAAGGGACCAACTCACCCATGATCTTGCGGCCACGCATGGAAGGAGCGCCGTACTTCACCGTAACCGTCTTGCCGTTCAGGGAGGCGGTGGCGGTCTCCGGGGGGCTGGGCATCTGGGCCACGCTGGCAGTGGCCAGCAGGGCTGTACAGGCGAATGCGGCAAGGCTGCGACGAAGCATGATCTGTCTCTCTTTCCTTGTTGAGCTGAGGTGATCCTGTTGCGACATCCTTCGATGCTGGACTGAAGCAACAAGCGCTGTCAATCAGCGGCGGACATGCTACGCTTAAAGTACGCGCCCGTAGCTCAGCTGGATAGAGCGGCAGCCTCCGAAGCTGTAGGTCAGAAGTTCGAATCTTCTCGGGCGCACCATTTTCCCTTCGACACGTTTCGCTTTGAACTGCGTTTCTTTTGGCCTCGCAAGCTCGGAGCGCAAACGTGAGATCTCACTAACTGGAGTTCTACGGACAAACGAAAAAGAGAGGCTTCTTTTCGAAGCCTCTCTTTTTTGTTTTGAACGGGGAGTTTAGAAGAAGAACTTCGCGGCCACCTGAAGCTGGCGTGGACCGTAAAGCGAGTTGCTGGTCGAGCTGACAGCACCGAAGGCGCTGGAACCCTTTCCGGAGTAGGGAGCGATGCATCCCTGCAAGGGAGCTTCTGCCGTACCCGGAACCTGAGTAGCAACATTGCAGGCTCCAGAGGAGGCTGCAGCTGCATACTGCGAATGGGTGCCATTCACACCGGTGATGATACGGTGGTTGAGCAGGTTGAAGGCCTCGCCCACAAACTGCAGCTTGATGTTGTCATGGATCGGAACATCCCGAGAGATGCGAAAGTCCAGGTTGTTATAGCCCGGTGCGTAAATGCTGTTGCGGGCAATCTGTGGAGGACGGCCTGTAGTCGCAAAGCCCGAGCTGGAGCTGATGGCGCCACCGTAGATATTGCCGCCGGAGCCGTAGCTTCCACTACCGCCATTGAAGACCGTGCCGCTCATGCCCATGAAGATCGGCTGTCCACCCGAGGCCGTAAAGCTGCCCGAGAAGAGGAAGTCATCGAGGATGTGCTTCACCCAGACGTTCTCCTGCATGATCTTCGGCTGGTAGACGAAGCTCATCACAAAGCGGTTGCGAATGTCGGTATCGGAGTTGCCGTTATCAAGATTGGAACGGTTGGGATCAAGCGGGGTGTCGCCGCCGTAAAAGGTTCCACTGGAACCCTGCACCTGACCGGTATCGGTCGAGTGAGCCCAGGTGTAGTTCGCCAACAGCTCCAGGCCATTGCTGAAAGGCCTGCGAACGCTGACAGCCAGCGAGTTGTACCACGTGTTCGCAACAGAGAAGCCGGTGTTGTACGACTGCAGGGTCGGGACGATACGATCCTGCACTCTGTAGACCGGAACCGTAAGCTGCTGCTGAAGATTTCCATTGGAATCGACCACGTTGTAAGTACGGGCGCCCGTCGGGGTCTGACCACGCAAATTGGCGTCGACAAAGATGGGAAGACGCATGCCGCGAGTGCCGACATAGCCGACCGAAAGAGTCATCTTGCCCGGCAGCAGTTGCTCGACACCAAGCTCAGCCTCGTGCGCATACGGAGGAACGAAGTTAGGATCGAGGCCGTGGAAGCTCTGCGAACCGAGAGTTCCGGAACCCGAAACCTGGGGCTGGGCTGCTCCACTGGGAATGATCGCGGATGAGAGCGAAGGTCCCGGAGGAAGGAAGGGAACGTTCGGGAACTGCAGGCCCACCTTCGCGGCGCTGCTCGGTGTGCAGGTCGAGCCGCAGCCGGTAAAGTTGTAGTTCACCTGAACCACGCCGTTCTCTACACGCATCGCGTAATAGGTCGAGCCTTGGTTCAAGCCGGAGAAGAGACCGTAACCGGCGCGAACCACCGTGCCGTCAAACGGCGTCCAGGCAAGAGCCACCCGAGGCTGAAAGCGATCTGTGTTCTTGATCGTGCTGCTATAAAGCGTCGAAATGGGAGGAAAATTGGTGTTGTTCTGGACGGGAGGAGGAGTGATCTGAAGATCCCAGCGGATTCCCAGCGTGAGGGTAAGGTTCGGATGGATCTTCCACGAATCTTCCGCGAAGGCATCCAGCATCTTCATCCAGAAGTCGTCGAGACCCGCCTTGGCCGCAGGATTCAATTGATCGACCGTCTGAACGAAGCTGGTGAAGTGATATCCCGCCAGCGGATCGGTGTCTCCAGGCTGTCCACGGAAGCTGTCGGCAGCCCAGTTCTGGAAGTTGATCTGGTTATTCGTTCCGGAGTAGTTATAGATACCGCCGCCCTGGAAGAGATTGATCATCACCTCGTGAACGATGTTCACATCCCCGCCGAACTTGAAGCTGTGATGGCCGCGTGTGGTCGAAAAAACATCGGTAATCTGTGTACGGTGTTCATCCGGCTCGGCGGTACGAGGCAACGCGTTGGGCATGCCATAGGTAAAGGTTCCAATACCTACGCTCGGACCGGCAGCATTGGCCCCCGCCGTCTCAAGATCCCGGCCGTACTGGAAGTGAACCTGGTTGATGGAGCGATCGGAGATCTGGCTGGTCAAACCCGCAACCAGGAAGCGCTCGTGGTAGCTCGTAGGACCGTTGGTCGAGGGCGAGCTTCCGCTGAAGGTGTTCGATCCGTTGTAGCCGTAGGTGGAATCGAAGTTCGCCCAGTTGAAGTTGACGAACATATCGTTCTTCGAGTTGATGTGCCAGTCGATGCGCGGGAAGAAGATGTTCTGCCTCGAGTTGCGGGAAGGCGCGCCAAAGCCGTTGTCCAGGATGAATTGAACCGCAGCATTGCACTGCGCCGAGGTAATCGTCGTAGGACACTGCGCCGGCGAGATCACCGTTCCGCTGCTGTCCGGAGTCGGTGTCAGCGTCACAACATTGTTGTTGTAATAGAGCGCCTTGCCCACGCGACGGAAGCCGTCATAGGTGAAGAAATAGAAGAGGCGATCCTTGATGATTGGACCTCCGACTGAGCCGCCGAACTGCTGCTGCTGATGGACCGGCTGGGTTAGCAGGAAGGCGGCTGCCTGTGCATTGCTGGTATTGTGTAGCGCGCTCCACTTTGTCTGCGGATCCAGCGCATTCAGACTCGGATAACGCAGGTAGTAAAACAGGTCGCCATGAATGACGTTCGTGCCGGACTTGGTAATCGCGTTCACCTGTCCGCCGGCAGCCTGACCGAACTCAACCGAATAGTTCGAGGTCTCTGCCTGGAACTCTTTGATGGAATCGAGCGAGTAAACGTAGGGAGCGCCCGATGCGCGGCCGCGGGCCTCAGAGAAGAGCATCTGGTTGTTATTGGCGCCGTCTACGTAGTTCTGGTTATAAAGGCCAGAAATACCGCGGAAGCTTACAAGACCACTGCCGCCATCGGGAGCGACGTTCGGCGTATTCAGAACGAAGGCGCTCCAGTTACGCGTATTGACCGGAAGATTGCTGATGAGCTGCTGGCCGATGGTCTGTGAAGTCTCGGTCTTTTCCGTGTCGAGGATGGGGGTATCGCTGGTAACGACGACCTGCGTGGAGGCGGAGGCCGGAGGAAGCGCAGCGTCGACCGTCAGGGTCTGGCCCACTGTCAGGAGGAGATTCGTGCGATCAACCTTGCCGAAGCTCTCGCCGCCCAGAATCACTTCATAGTGACCCGGCTGAAGAAATGTCGCCTGATAGTTACCGGCTGCATCCGTGGTGAGGGTACGGGTCACTCCCTTATCGGTATTGATGACCGTTACCGTGGCGCCCGCCACGATGGCTCCGCTGTTGTCGGTCACCGTGCCGCTGATATTGCCTACGCCGGAGGTCTGGCCCCGGCCGGGAATGGTCGCAGAGACAAGAAAAACCGT is a window of Edaphobacter sp. 12200R-103 DNA encoding:
- the gcvPB gene encoding aminomethyl-transferring glycine dehydrogenase subunit GcvPB, yielding MSDSKFVGTPKKVTTHVNQNEDLMFEKSSPGKKAYRLAELDVPAVDAAALLGDAVRKDLGVMPELSEIEIVRHFTRLSTWNYAIDLGMYPLGSCTMKYNPRVNELVSRLEGIAEAHPYQPESLSQGVLGIMKLLSDCLIEITGMDTITLQPAAGAHGEFTGILLARAYHEAKGNPRKKVLIPDSAHGTNPATAAVCGYQVANLKSNAQGMVDLAELERLVDEDTAALMLTNPSTIGVFESEIHKIADILHAKGALLYMDGANMNALVGKTRPGDFGVDVMHLNLHKTFSTPHGGGGPGSGPVACKKILEPFLPTPVVATKPDGTLALDYDRPQSIGRVRAFYGNFGMFVRALAYILANGPDGLRQTTEDAVLNANYIRAKLGDTFELPYKAPSLHEVVFSDRRQARNGVKTGDMGKRLIDYGFHAYTVSFPLVVPGAMMIEPTESESREELDLLIDALKQIAREAEENPEIVTTSPHTTRLRRLDETTAARKPVLRWKPNPNGPADSSALMPDSAAKEW
- a CDS encoding TonB-dependent receptor, coding for MSDLSACKRLFSMVAATVFLVSATIPGRGQTSGVGNISGTVTDNSGAIVAGATVTVINTDKGVTRTLTTDAAGNYQATFLQPGHYEVILGGESFGKVDRTNLLLTVGQTLTVDAALPPASASTQVVVTSDTPILDTEKTETSQTIGQQLISNLPVNTRNWSAFVLNTPNVAPDGGSGLVSFRGISGLYNQNYVDGANNNQMLFSEARGRASGAPYVYSLDSIKEFQAETSNYSVEFGQAAGGQVNAITKSGTNVIHGDLFYYLRYPSLNALDPQTKWSALHNTSNAQAAAFLLTQPVHQQQQFGGSVGGPIIKDRLFYFFTYDGFRRVGKALYYNNNVVTLTPTPDSSGTVISPAQCPTTITSAQCNAAVQFILDNGFGAPSRNSRQNIFFPRIDWHINSKNDMFVNFNWANFDSTYGYNGSNTFSGSSPSTNGPTSYHERFLVAGLTSQISDRSINQVHFQYGRDLETAGANAAGPSVGIGTFTYGMPNALPRTAEPDEHRTQITDVFSTTRGHHSFKFGGDVNIVHEVMINLFQGGGIYNYSGTNNQINFQNWAADSFRGQPGDTDPLAGYHFTSFVQTVDQLNPAAKAGLDDFWMKMLDAFAEDSWKIHPNLTLTLGIRWDLQITPPPVQNNTNFPPISTLYSSTIKNTDRFQPRVALAWTPFDGTVVRAGYGLFSGLNQGSTYYAMRVENGVVQVNYNFTGCGSTCTPSSAAKVGLQFPNVPFLPPGPSLSSAIIPSGAAQPQVSGSGTLGSQSFHGLDPNFVPPYAHEAELGVEQLLPGKMTLSVGYVGTRGMRLPIFVDANLRGQTPTGARTYNVVDSNGNLQQQLTVPVYRVQDRIVPTLQSYNTGFSVANTWYNSLAVSVRRPFSNGLELLANYTWAHSTDTGQVQGSSGTFYGGDTPLDPNRSNLDNGNSDTDIRNRFVMSFVYQPKIMQENVWVKHILDDFLFSGSFTASGGQPIFMGMSGTVFNGGSGSYGSGGNIYGGAISSSSGFATTGRPPQIARNSIYAPGYNNLDFRISRDVPIHDNIKLQFVGEAFNLLNHRIITGVNGTHSQYAAAASSGACNVATQVPGTAEAPLQGCIAPYSGKGSSAFGAVSSTSNSLYGPRQLQVAAKFFF
- a CDS encoding DUF2911 domain-containing protein, which translates into the protein MLRRSLAAFACTALLATASVAQMPSPPETATASLNGKTVTVKYGAPSMRGRKIMGELVPYGQVWRTGANDATSFVTNGSIKVGSTTVPAGNYTLYTLPSAGQWMLIINKQTGQWGTKYDQSQDLARIPMKSERLSSPQERMSISFEKTQSNSTELHVKWENTDEYVTVTAE